Proteins from a genomic interval of Yarrowia lipolytica chromosome 1E, complete sequence:
- a CDS encoding uncharacterized protein (Compare to YALI0E25850g, no similarity) produces the protein MYYSNNNVKHLLDEEDVVPYSSSFIGQWYYTYKVHFTVGMITPLEAGFCNVVIVLVAALLMVALLYLPQNSMLLANRAYYYWSGHETWSTPNPPNFTQILGTAINKVYHTV, from the coding sequence atgtaCTACTCAAACAACAACGTCAAGCATCTCCTGGACGAGGAAGATGTCGTGCCCtactcgtcgtcgttcaTCGGCCAGTGGTACTACACCTACAAGGTCCACTTCACTGTGGGCATGATCACTCCTCTGGAGGCTGGCTTCTGTAACGTTGTCATTGTGCTGGTAGCTGCTCTGCTCATGGTGGCTCTGCTCTACTTGCCCCAGAActccatgctgctggccaaccGAGCATACTACTACTGGTCAGGTCACGAGACCTGGTCTACCCCCAACCCTCCTAACTTCACCCAGATTCTGGGCACTGCCATCAACAAAGTCTACCACACTGTGTAG